From Oncorhynchus mykiss isolate Arlee chromosome 25, USDA_OmykA_1.1, whole genome shotgun sequence, a single genomic window includes:
- the LOC110505743 gene encoding leucine-rich repeat and fibronectin type-III domain-containing protein 5-like codes for MEKLLVCLLVIGIAVKAQICPKRCVCQILSPNLATLCAKKGLLFAPPNIDRHTVELRLADNFVTSIKRKDFANMTRLQDLTLSRNTISFITPHAFADLENLRALHLNSNRLTRIANDTFSGMSKLHHLILNNNQLTLIHLGAFNDLLALEELDLSYNNLESIPWEAIQRMTSLATLSLDHNMIDYIPEGTFSLLQKLNRLDVTSNKLQKLPPDPLFQRAQVLATSGIMNSPSFALSFGGNPLHCNCELLWLRRLSREDDLETCASPQHLSGRYFWSIPEEEFLCEPPLITRHSHEMRVLEGQRVVLRCKARGDPEPAIHWISPEGKLVANSSRTLVYTNGTLDILISTVKDTGSFTCISSNPAGEAHQTVELLIIKLPHISNSTNNIQEPDPGSSDISTSTRAGANGSNHTGDTKTSTDKRVVIAEATSSTALIKFNFQRNIPGIRMFQIQYNGSYDDSLVYRMIPPTSKNFLVNNLAAGTSYDLCVLAIYDDGITSLTATRVVGCVQFTTESEYLRCHFMQSQFLGGTMIIIIGGIIVASVLVFIIILMIRYKVCNTTNSGKGTLVTNVHSQTNGAQSQGCTVTPSVSKQAMGGSDGGGGGCLKAVGHVSDTLTHSSETSLPDCSTATSQVTQSWNTPGSSGSLKPKRKPAPKPYAAAATPEPNIEALPNAETQNTNRNNSTALEQPCAPVFHSPLPFSSVKDTPILRRAHPRPSSKYLTLPVEGVRAKRRYSLNEDSSKHHCYVGTTQFGNMWSKRSMSMNGIVLQQEDIDSVKATFSSSEWILESTV; via the exons ATGGAAAAActgctggtctgtctgttggttaTCGGAATAGCAGTGAAGGCCCAGATCTGTCCGAAGCGCTGTGTCTGTCAAATACTATCTCCCAACCTCGCAACCCTCTGTGCCAAAAAAGGGCTCCTCTTTGCCCCCCCGAACATTGACAGGCACACTGTGGAGCTGCGGCTGGCCGACAACTTCGTCACCAGCATCAAAAGGAAAGACTTTGCCAACATGACCAGGCTGCAGGACCTTACCCTGTCCAGGAATACCATTAGCTTCATCACGCCGCATGCATTCGCTGACCTGGAGAACCTCCGCGCCTTGCACCTGAACAGCAACCGTCTAACCCGGATAGCCAATGACACCTTCAGCGGCATGTCCAAACTGCACCACCTCATCCTCAACAACAACCAGCTGACGTTGATCCACCTGGGGGCCTTCAATGACCTGCTGGCCCTGGAGGAGCTGGACCTGTCCTACAACAACCTGGAGTCCATCCCCTGGGAGGCTATCCAGAGGATGACCAGCCTTGCCACCCTCAGCCTTGACCACAACATGATCGACTACATTCCTGAGGGGACCTTCTCTCTTCTCCAAAAGCTCAACCGCTTGGACGTGACCTCTAATAAGTTACAGAAACTCCCTCCTGATCCTCTGTTCCAGCGGGCCCAGGTTTTGGCCACATCTGGGATCATGAACTCTCCCTCGTTCGCGCTGAGCTTTGGTGGGAACCCATTGCACTGCAACTGTGAGCTGCTGTGGTTGAGGCGCCTGAGCCGAGAGGATGATCTGGAGACATGCGCCTCACCGCAGCATCTCTCCGGACGCTACTTCTGGTCTATACCTGAGGAGGAGTTCCTGTGTgaacctcctctcatcacccgGCACTCCCATGAGATGCGGGTGCTGGAAGGCCAGAGGGTGGTCTTGAGGTGCAAGGCCCGGGGGGACCCTGAGCCTGCCATACACTGGATCTCCCCAGAGGGGAAGCTGGTGGCAAACTCCTCCCGAACGCTTGTGTACACCAACGGCACCCTGGATATTCTGATCAGCACAGTGAAGGACACAGGATCCTTCACCTGCATCTCGTCCAACCCGGCGGGTGAGGCACATCAGACTGTGGAGCTGCTGATTATCAAACTCCCACACATCTCCAACAGCACCAACAACATCCAGGAGCCTGACCCTGGCTCCTCGGACATCTCCACATCCACCAGGGCTGGGGCCAACGGCAGCAACCACACTGGAGACACCAAAACTAGTACAGATAAACGGGTGGTCATCGCCGAGGCCACATCCTCCACTGCGCTGATCAAGTTCAACTTCCAGAGGAATATACCTGGGATCCGGATGTTCCAGATTCAGTACAATGGCAGTTATGATGACTCTCTCGTTTACAG aaTGATTCCCCCCACAAGCAAAAACTTCCTAGTCAACAACCTGGCTGCTGGGACGTCGTACGACCTGTGTGTTCTGGCCATCTACGACGACGGTATCACCTCCCTCACCGCCACCCGCGTGGTGGGCTGCGTCCAGTTCACCACAGAGTCTGAGTACCTGCGCTGTCACTTCATGCAGTCCCAGTTCCTGGGAGGCACCATGATCATCATCATCGGTGGCATCATCGTGGCCTCTGTCCTCgtcttcatcatcatcctcatgaTTCGCTACAaggtctgcaacaccactaactCGGGCAAAGGCACCCTTGTCACCAACGTCCACTCACAGACCAACGGGGCGCAGTCTCAGGGGTGCACTGTCACACCCTCTGTGTCCAAGCAGGCCATGGGAGGGTCAGacggagggggtggaggatgtcTAAAGGCTGTTGGCCACGTGTCAGACACGCTAACGCACTCATCCGAGACCTCTCTCCCAGACTGCTCTACTGCTACGTCCCAGGTGACCCAAAGCTGGAACACACCTGGATCCTCAGGGTCTCTGAAGCCAAAGCGCAAGCCTGCACCAAAGCCCTACGCTGCTGCTGCCACCCCTGAGCCCAATATAGAGGCCCTCCCCAACGCGGAGACCCAGAATACCAACCGCAACAACTCCACGGCTCTGGAGCAGCCGTGCGCCCCAGTATTCCACTCCCCCCTACCCTTTTCGAGTGTCAAGGACACCCCCATATTGAGACGTGCACACCCCAGACCCTCCTCCAAGTACCTGACCTTACCGGTGGAAGGGGTGAGGGCCAAACGTAGGTACTCTCTAAACGAGGACTCGTCCAAGCACCACTGCTATGTTGGGACAACACAATTTGGGAATATGTGGTCTAAGCGGAGTATGTCCATGAACGGGATTGTACTTCAACAGGAAGATATAGACAGTGTAAAGGCCACCTTTTCCAGTTCAGAGTGGATTCTAGAAAGCACTGTgtga